In Mobula hypostoma chromosome 11, sMobHyp1.1, whole genome shotgun sequence, the following are encoded in one genomic region:
- the LOC134354193 gene encoding uncharacterized protein C11orf91 homolog has product MSKKAPKYFPSLYDSNSIFSSLSNFNIWKNLFPAEEVTENKAASAPLWPQGLAENPYEPLKFFSPPAGGDSTWSELDEICELDIRLKEMELLTLTGDGFDLRRYKFLKMLKDEKMQDIKTAKEKNLQVIKDKAKKW; this is encoded by the exons ATGAGCAAGAAAGCCCCCAAGTACTTCCCCTCGCTTTACGACTCCAACAGCATCTTCTCCTCGCTCAGCAATTTCAACATCTGGAAGAACTTGTTCCCGGCCGAGGAGGTCACGGAAAACAAGGCTGCCAGTGCTCCGCTGTGGCCACAGGGACTGGCCGAGAACCCCTACGAGCCCCTCAAGTTCTTCTCCCCCCCAGCAGGAGGGGATTCCACCTGGAGTGAACTAGATGAGATATGTGAGCTGGACATCAGGCTGAAGGAGATGGAGCTTCTTACACTGACAGGAGATGGCTTTGATTTGCGGCGAT ATAAGTTCCTAAAGATGCTGAAAGATGAGAAGATGCAAGATATCAAGACAGCCAAGGAAAAGAACCTTCAGGTCATAAAGGATAAGGCAAAAAAATGGTAG